In a genomic window of Muntiacus reevesi chromosome 1, mMunRee1.1, whole genome shotgun sequence:
- the LOC136166758 gene encoding 3-galactosyl-N-acetylglucosaminide 4-alpha-L-fucosyltransferase FUT3 → MYPPGCANVKCSWHHCLPGLLLQLLLALCFFSYLRVSQDKPKPTWVSELGAPSQATEGSSARLPLRVLLWTWPFNQPVALSRCSELWPGTADCQLTVNRSEYPQADAVLVHHREVSNRPQMQLPPSPRPPGQRWVWFSMESPSNCLKLKDLDGYFNLTMSYRRDSDIFMPYGWLEPWSGQPVETLLNISAKTKLVAWVVSNWRKDSTRVQYYELLKPHLHVDVYGRSHTPLPYKRMAKQLSQYKFYLAFENSLHPDYITEKLWKNALQAWAVPVVLGPSRVNYEQFLPPKAFIHVEDFRSPKDLAQYLLALDKDHASYLNYFRWRETLRPRSFSWALMFCKACWKLQQEPRYQTVPSIASWFQ, encoded by the coding sequence ATGTATCCACCCGGCTGCGCCAATGTGAAGTGCTCCTGGCACCACTGTCTTCCcgggctgctgctgcagctgctcttGGCTCTGTGCTTCTTCTCTTATCTGCGTGTGTCTCAAGATAAGCCCAAGCCCACGTGGGTCTCTGAACTGGGGGCCCCTTCCCAGGCCACTGAGGGGTCCTCCGCCCGCCTGCCCCTGCGTGTCCTGCTGTGGACATGGCCGTTCAACCAGCCAGTGGCTCTGTCCCGTTGCTCGGAGTTGTGGCCTGGCACAGCTGACTGCCAACTGACCGTCAACCGAAGCGAGTACCCTCAGGCGGACGCGGTCCTCGTGCACCACCGGGAGGTCAGCAACCGGCCCCAGATGCAGCTCCCGCCTTCCCCACGGCCCCCTGGCCAGCGCTGGGTTTGGTTCAGCATGGAATCgcccagcaactgcttgaaaCTGAAGGACCTAGATGGCTACTTCAACCTCACCATGTCCTACCGCCGGGACTCAGATATCTTTATGCCCTACGGCTGGCTTGAGCCGTGGTCCGGCCAGCCGGTGGAGACGCTGCTCAATATCTCGGCCAAGACCAAGCTGGTGGCCTGGGTGGTGTCCAACTGGAGGAAAGACTCTACCAGGGTGCAGTACTACGAGCTGCTGAAGCCACACCTCCACGTGGATGTGTACGGACGCTCCCACACGCCACTGCCCTACAAGCGCATGGCCAAGCAGCTGTCCCAGTACAAGTTCTACCTGGCTTTTGAGAATTCTCTGCACCCCGACTACATCACAGAGAAGCTGTGGAAGAACGCCCTGCAGGCATGGGCCGTGCCAGTGGTCCTGGGCCCCAGCCGGGTCAACTATGAACAGTTCCTGCCACCCAAAGCTTTCATCCACGTCGAAGACTTCCGGAGCCCCAAGGACCTGGCGCAGTACTTGCTAGCACTGGACAAGGACCACGCCAGCTACCTCAACTACTTCCGCTGGCGGGAGACACTGCGGCCTCGGTCCTTCTCCTGGGCCCTGATGTTCTGTAAGGCCTGTTGGAAGCTGCAGCAGGAGCCCAGGTACCAGACGGTGCCCAGTATTGCGTCTTGGTTCCAGTGA
- the NRTN gene encoding neurturin, with protein sequence MQCWKAAALASVLCSSVLSIWMCREGLLLGHRLGPALAPLRRPPRTLDARIARLAQYRALLQGAPDAVELRELTPWAGRSLGPRRRAGPRRRRARARSGTRPCGLRELEVRVSELGLGYASEETVLFRYCAGACEAAARVYDLGLRRLRQRRRVRRERVRAQPCCRPTAYEDEVSFLDTHSRYHTVHELSARECACV encoded by the exons ATGCAGTGCTGGAAGGCAGCGGCCCTGGCCTCGGTGCTCTGCAGCTCCGTGCTCTCCATCTGGATGTGTCGGGAGGGCCTGCTCCTCGGCCACCGCCTCGGACCTGCGCTGGCCCCCTTGCGCCGGCCGCCTCGCACCCTGGACGCCCGAATCGCCCGTCTGGCCCAGT ACCGTGCACTGCTGCAGGGCGCCCCGGACGCGGTGGAGCTTCGAGAACTGACGCCCTGGGCCGGGCGGTCCCTTGGTCCGCGCCGTCGGGCGGGGCCCCGGCGGCGACGCGCGCGTGCGCGGTCGGGGACACGGCCGTGCGGGCTGCGCGAGCTCGAGGTGCGCGTGAGCGAGCTGGGCCTGGGCTACGCGTCCGAAGAGACAGTGCTGTTCCGCTACTGCGCAGGCGCGTGCGAGGCGGCCGCGCGCGTCTACGACCTGGGGCTGCGACGCCTGCGCCAGCGGCGGCGAGTGCGGCGCGAGCGGGTGCGCGCTCAGCCCTGCTGCCGCCCGACGGCCTACGAGGACGAAGTGTCTTTTCTGGACACGCACAGTCGCTACCACACGGTCCACGAGCTGTCGGCGCGCGAGTGCGCCTGCGTGTGA